A window of Cryptomeria japonica chromosome 3, Sugi_1.0, whole genome shotgun sequence contains these coding sequences:
- the LOC131047887 gene encoding pentatricopeptide repeat-containing protein At3g49730 encodes MQNTLTSIKLHHSTINHIFLFHIPSCYCLRSPTTDNAINSARCYTSRFNSTDVDERNPKTKEEEETHKTELHLSKRLDTLIDTSITRATAALHKPGEKGTSFRVSCNDASTSLSNAEKVYKIVMKYYNKTDMLEMALDRCGFSLTPGLVVQVLKQCGSAANPAYNFFIWAGKQDHYMHTHESYNVIINVLCRMNQFERVWAILDEMRTRDPSLITPHTFIIMVRRFAAAKMVRKAIDVLDEMPKFGVEADAHLFGCLLDALCKHNKVREALALFSDMKFRFEPNVKNYTILLNGLCKEGMLEEARFLMGEMLGVGFDPDIAAYNTLLHGYARAGRIQEAFDFLDEMKNKGCVPNIISYTSLVHALCEAERLDEARRLFQDMRKYGCFPDVVSYTALISGLCKWGKLDEAYKVLDEMVQQGCAPNQMTYSVLLRQHEKREELQEALELVEEMLESGCDPDLGIYNTLLRLSCNLGQLNEAVEIWHKMEREGISADLHTYTVFIHGLLKHNNLTDACTYYKEMVGKGLVPAPQYGTLKVLLNELLRAGKLDMAAEIWECMKKGGSHINIFAYTIWIQALCQIGEVKEAAAYCADMIDDGLLPQSSTYQMIKKGLKKLHNRIIGDQIRGRLRKMIDERNLIFKSYEKEGVRKEGARKSRKGRRKRNLK; translated from the coding sequence ATGCAAAACACTCTCACGTCCATCAAATTGCATCACTCGACGATTAATCATATCTTCCTCTTTCATATCCCTTCATGTTACTGTCTTAGGTCTCCAACTACAGACAATGCTATTAATTCTGCACGCTGCTACACTTCGCGATTTAACTCAACAGACGTTGATGAAAGGAACCCGAAAACTAAAGAAGAAGAGGAAACCCATAAAACGGAGCTGCACCTCAGCAAAAGGCTCGATACACTGATCGATACATCAATAACCAGAGCCACAGCTGCCCTCCATAAGCCTGGGGAAAAAGGTACCAGTTTTAGGGTTTCTTGCAATGATGCTAGTACTAGTCTGTCAAATGCAGAGAAAGTGTATAAGATTGTCATGAAATACTATAACAAAACGGATATGCTAGAAATGGCCTTAGACAGATGTGGGTTCAGCTTGACACCTGGGCTTGTTGTGCAAGTGTTGAAGCAATGTGGTTCTGCTGCAAAcccagcatacaatttttttatatggGCTGGAAAGCAAGATCATTACATGCATACACATGAATCATACAATGTAATTATTAATGTCTTGTGCCGAATGAATCAGTTTGAAAGGGTTTGGGCCATTTTGGATGAGATGAGAACGAGAGATCCTTCTCTCATCACTCCTCACACCTTTATTATTATGGTGAGGAGATTTGCAGCAGCAAAAATGGTCAGGAAAGCCATTGATGTTTTGGACGAGATGCCTAAGTTTGGTGTTGAGGCTGATGCACATTTATTTGGGTGCTTGCTGGATGCTCTCTGCAAACACAATAAGGTTAGAGAGGCTCTGGCACTGTTTTCTGATATGAAATTTCGGTTCGAACCGAATGTGAAGAATTATACTATTTTGCTTAACGGGCTTTGCAAGGAGGGGATGTTGGAGGAGGCCCGCTTCTTGATGGGAGAAATGCTAGGTGTAGGGTTTGATCCAGATATAGCTGCTTATAATACACTCCTTCATGGGTATGCCAGGGCAGGGAGAATACAGGAAGCCTTTGATTTTTTGGATGAAATGAAAAACAAGGGATGTGTACCTAACATAATATCATACACAAGTTTGGTCCATGCACTCTGTGAGGCGGAAAGATTAGATGAAGCACGCAGGCTGTTTCAAGACATGAGAAAGTATGGGTGCTTTCCAGATGTAGTGTCCTACACTGCACTGATCAGCGGGCTTTGTAAATGGGGGAAATTAGATGAGGCTTATAAGGTTTTGGACGAGATGGTCCAACAGGGCTGTGCTCCTAATCAAATGACCTATTCAGTTCTGCTTCGACAACATGAAAAACGAGAGGAGCTTCAAGAAGCTCTGGAGCTTGTCGAAGAAATGTTGGAGAGTGGTTGTGACCCTGATCTGGGTATTTACAATACACTTCTGAGGCTTTCTTGCAACTTAGGCCAATTGAATGAGGCTGTTGAGATCTGGCATAAGATGGAGAGGGAGGGAATCAGTGCCGATCTGCATACTTACACCGTTTTCATACATGGGCTACTCAAACACAATAATCTTACAGATGCTTGCACATATTATAAAGAAATGGTTGGGAAAGGCCTGGTTCCAGCACCCCAATATGGCACTCTTAAAGTGCTCCTAAATGAGCTTCTTAGAGCAGGGAAACTCGATATGGCTGCCGAGATTTGGGAATGTATGAAGAAGGGTGGTTCCCATATTAATATCTTTGCCTATACAATCTGGATACAGGCATTATGTCAAATTGGTGAGGTGAAGGAAGCTGCCGCATATTGTGCAGATATGATAGATGATGGATTGCTGCCACAGTCTAGTACCTACCAAATGATCAAGAAAGGACTCAAGAAATTACACAACAGGATTATTGGAGATCAGATCAGGGGAAGACTGAGAAAAATGATAGATGAGAGGAATCTAATCTTTAAAAGCTATGAAAAAGAGGGGGTGAGAAAGGAGGGAGCAAGAAAATCAAGAAAGGGTCGAAGAAAAAGGAATCTCAAATGA